In the Chryseobacterium sp. MYb264 genome, one interval contains:
- a CDS encoding ATP-binding cassette domain-containing protein: MSKLYVDSVTKSFGEKKILSDIYLECESGKTIALLGRNGTGKSTLLKIIFGIEQGDNQFIKVNTKILANQFDRKGKIAYLPQHPFLPKNIKIKNLIKLFCTEEDRHFLYKSGLITPFLNETVAHLSGGETRLIEVLLILYADAEFILLDEPFNALSPKIIYEIQKRITQRSQHKGIIISDHHFKEVLSISDEVYVISNTYLKKIKDLKELQQMNYLPKSI; the protein is encoded by the coding sequence ATGAGTAAACTTTATGTTGATAGTGTAACTAAGTCATTTGGCGAAAAAAAAATCCTAAGTGATATATATTTGGAATGTGAAAGCGGAAAAACGATAGCACTATTAGGAAGAAACGGAACCGGAAAATCTACCCTTCTGAAGATTATTTTCGGAATTGAACAGGGAGACAACCAATTTATAAAAGTAAATACTAAGATTCTCGCCAATCAGTTCGACAGAAAAGGAAAGATTGCCTATTTACCACAACACCCTTTTCTACCAAAAAATATAAAGATTAAAAACTTAATAAAACTTTTCTGTACTGAAGAGGATAGACATTTTTTGTATAAGTCTGGTCTTATAACACCCTTTCTGAATGAAACAGTTGCTCATCTTTCAGGTGGAGAAACCAGATTAATTGAAGTTTTACTGATTCTTTATGCTGATGCCGAATTTATCTTACTGGATGAACCATTTAATGCACTTTCGCCAAAAATTATCTACGAAATTCAAAAACGAATTACGCAAAGATCCCAACATAAAGGAATTATTATTTCAGATCACCATTTTAAAGAAGTTCTTAGCATTTCGGATGAAGTATACGTGATTTCAAATACGTATCTTAAAAAAATTAAAGATTTAAAGGAATTGCAACAGATGAATTATCTTCCGAAAAGTATTTAA
- a CDS encoding GEVED domain-containing protein — protein sequence MTKNLFYIFLFLSGISFFQSKVKITEEPRSAFFRDTNVPLNVQVSNITLTSGTVTWTADPNTPDNAVRFRLVGSTTWSVVTSLSGQSAFSMVGLTPCTAYEVQVAKICSVVGTWSEPIIFTTSLNYCASNSTNNNVVHISNITFSATGFPAMISNSGASLYTDYRPDPARHISANIGTTGNTLAVSRTWNGTPTPFRVQAWIDFNANGIFDNSEMVMNTNSGTSPIVTSSFSIPALAFTGTNNAVCGTVMRVIVSPEIISNGCGTFAEGEVEDYGITFSSSFLSTNEVSKKNEVTIYPNPASEILHVSGIIANANFEIYNVLGQKVDEGTVSNNKINLHNMTRGNYFLHVKDKDQSVQLKFIKK from the coding sequence ATGACGAAAAATCTATTCTATATATTCCTTTTTTTATCAGGAATTTCTTTTTTCCAAAGTAAAGTTAAAATTACGGAAGAACCAAGATCGGCTTTTTTCCGTGACACCAATGTTCCGCTCAATGTTCAGGTATCCAATATCACACTCACTTCAGGCACTGTAACATGGACTGCAGATCCTAACACTCCAGATAATGCCGTAAGATTTAGATTAGTAGGATCAACAACTTGGTCGGTTGTTACCAGTCTGTCAGGTCAATCCGCTTTTAGTATGGTAGGATTAACACCTTGTACAGCATACGAAGTGCAGGTTGCCAAAATTTGTTCTGTGGTAGGAACCTGGTCTGAACCTATTATTTTCACAACCTCACTAAATTACTGCGCAAGTAATTCCACAAATAATAATGTGGTGCATATTTCTAATATTACCTTCAGTGCAACAGGTTTTCCGGCTATGATAAGCAATTCCGGAGCTTCACTGTATACAGACTACCGTCCGGATCCGGCGCGTCACATCAGTGCTAATATAGGAACTACCGGGAATACACTGGCCGTTAGCAGAACATGGAATGGTACACCAACTCCTTTTAGAGTACAGGCCTGGATCGATTTTAATGCTAATGGAATTTTTGATAATTCAGAAATGGTAATGAATACGAATTCCGGAACATCGCCCATTGTAACGAGTTCATTTAGCATTCCGGCGCTTGCATTTACGGGGACTAACAATGCGGTGTGCGGAACGGTCATGAGGGTTATTGTTTCACCGGAAATTATCAGCAACGGATGCGGAACTTTCGCAGAAGGTGAAGTGGAAGATTACGGAATTACATTCTCAAGCAGTTTCTTATCTACAAATGAAGTCAGCAAGAAAAATGAAGTGACGATTTATCCCAATCCAGCCTCGGAAATTCTTCATGTATCAGGAATTATCGCCAATGCAAATTTTGAAATTTATAATGTTTTGGGACAAAAAGTAGATGAAGGAACGGTCTCTAATAATAAAATTAATCTGCACAATATGACAAGAGGAAATTATTTTCTTCATGTAAAAGATAAAGATCAGTCAGTTCAATTAAAATTCATCAAAAAGTAA
- a CDS encoding YcxB family protein: protein MTVETRIVFKDFLMFNLKNSLIRIIVFPIIALIFFGINYYNADNDNREFLESSSVWLLIFFVFIIIRTYFSVRKIFYSNQMIQENISYTFTNENIQSKGETFDSEFAWNTVYKVKEKKDWFLIYQTAQIMNIVPKKFFTKDQILEFRNIVKNNKVRSKLRND from the coding sequence ATGACGGTAGAAACACGAATCGTTTTCAAGGATTTTTTGATGTTTAATTTAAAAAATTCATTAATACGAATCATTGTATTTCCTATAATCGCATTGATTTTTTTTGGAATCAATTACTACAATGCAGATAATGACAATCGGGAATTTCTGGAGTCATCATCCGTCTGGTTGCTGATATTTTTTGTATTTATCATTATCAGAACGTATTTCAGCGTAAGGAAAATTTTTTATTCAAACCAAATGATTCAGGAAAATATTTCTTATACGTTTACAAATGAAAACATTCAATCTAAAGGAGAAACCTTCGATTCAGAATTTGCCTGGAATACGGTTTATAAAGTGAAAGAAAAGAAAGACTGGTTTTTGATCTACCAAACGGCTCAGATCATGAATATCGTTCCGAAAAAGTTTTTCACGAAAGATCAGATTTTAGAATTCCGAAATATTGTGAAAAATAATAAAGTACGGTCAAAATTAAGAAACGATTAA
- a CDS encoding endonuclease MutS2, whose protein sequence is MYINKEDLNELEFPQLLAEISPFAYSPKTREKILQLRPMEIDEAELSLKKTSEYLSSFESSNAIPFDEYEDIESELKLMLIENYRLENNAFIRIKTITEQIGKLQKFFPTMPETFPTLIQDVSVLEFKKEIIDKVDKVFNRFGEVKSEASPILKGLRTEIQHAKKAITENFNRALFNYGQSDFLDDIRETIIDDQRVLAVKSAYKKRVAGRVLGLSKTGSITYMQPDSVVKHYFKLKESEEEEKKEIDKVLRKLTAELAEFQPQLWRYQKYIFDLDLTRAKAKFAELINGVLPKINRHRTLRLREAFHPLLFLRNKAENKTIFSQTLTLTDQNRIICISGPNAGGKSITLKTVGLLQLMIQSGILVPTHPKSEMFFFDKIMTDIGDNQSIENHLSTYSSRLKKMGGIIREADAETLLLIDEFGTGSDPELGGALAESFLEFFYDKKSFAIITTHYTNIKLVIEQLPHAENAAMLFNEETLEPMYKLEVGQAGSSFTFEVAEKNKIPRFIIHSAKKKVEHDIVNLDKTIVKLQQEKYEVEKLKTDLAERKESVEDKRDNLQKLNEQLQQKLFNFQKLYEEEHRKLQFGTKIESFIDSYVKGKSRKDVVKDFVKILEQEKFRKIGADKDESKRLQVVKRKITQQLKKEEVIEKITETNEKLEEKRKTDRALWMKVGQRVRISGSTSVGTIEKISRNKVIVNYGTFKTTIDADELERI, encoded by the coding sequence GTGTATATAAATAAAGAAGATTTAAACGAATTAGAGTTTCCGCAATTGCTCGCGGAAATTTCTCCTTTTGCGTATTCTCCGAAAACGAGAGAAAAAATTCTTCAACTTCGTCCGATGGAAATTGACGAGGCAGAACTTTCATTGAAAAAAACGTCCGAATATTTGTCGAGTTTTGAAAGTTCAAATGCGATTCCGTTTGATGAATATGAAGATATTGAAAGTGAGCTTAAGCTAATGCTGATCGAGAATTACCGTCTTGAGAACAACGCTTTCATCAGAATCAAAACCATCACGGAGCAAATCGGGAAACTGCAGAAGTTTTTCCCCACCATGCCTGAAACTTTTCCTACCTTAATTCAGGATGTTTCTGTGTTGGAATTCAAAAAAGAGATTATTGATAAAGTTGATAAAGTTTTTAACCGATTTGGTGAAGTAAAAAGTGAAGCTTCTCCTATTTTAAAAGGATTAAGGACAGAAATTCAACACGCTAAAAAAGCAATTACTGAAAATTTCAACCGCGCTTTGTTCAATTATGGGCAAAGTGATTTTTTGGATGATATTCGCGAAACGATTATTGACGATCAAAGAGTGTTGGCGGTAAAATCTGCCTATAAGAAAAGAGTCGCAGGGCGAGTTTTAGGACTTTCAAAAACAGGTTCAATCACTTACATGCAACCGGATTCTGTAGTAAAACATTACTTCAAATTAAAAGAAAGCGAAGAAGAAGAGAAAAAGGAAATTGATAAAGTTCTGAGAAAATTAACCGCAGAATTGGCTGAATTTCAACCTCAGCTTTGGAGATATCAGAAGTATATTTTCGATCTCGATTTAACGAGAGCTAAAGCAAAATTTGCTGAGCTGATTAACGGAGTTTTACCGAAAATCAATCGTCACAGAACGTTAAGATTAAGAGAAGCTTTCCATCCTTTATTATTTTTAAGAAATAAAGCGGAAAACAAAACGATTTTCTCTCAAACCCTGACTTTAACCGATCAAAACAGAATTATCTGTATTTCCGGACCGAATGCGGGAGGAAAATCAATCACGCTGAAAACCGTTGGATTGCTTCAATTGATGATCCAAAGTGGAATTTTGGTTCCGACGCACCCGAAATCCGAAATGTTTTTCTTTGATAAAATCATGACGGATATTGGTGATAATCAATCTATTGAAAATCACCTTTCGACCTATTCATCAAGATTGAAGAAAATGGGCGGAATCATTCGTGAAGCTGATGCAGAAACGTTGTTACTCATCGATGAATTTGGAACAGGTTCCGATCCGGAATTGGGTGGTGCTTTGGCAGAAAGTTTCCTTGAATTTTTCTATGATAAGAAAAGTTTTGCCATCATTACAACGCATTACACCAACATCAAATTGGTTATAGAACAGCTTCCCCACGCAGAAAATGCAGCAATGTTATTTAACGAAGAAACGCTGGAGCCGATGTACAAACTGGAAGTGGGACAAGCCGGAAGTTCATTTACTTTTGAAGTTGCGGAAAAGAATAAAATTCCGAGATTTATTATTCATTCTGCGAAGAAAAAAGTGGAGCATGATATTGTGAATCTGGATAAAACGATCGTAAAACTTCAACAGGAAAAATACGAAGTTGAAAAACTAAAAACTGATCTTGCCGAAAGAAAAGAATCCGTTGAAGACAAGCGTGATAATCTGCAAAAACTGAATGAGCAGCTTCAACAAAAGCTATTCAATTTCCAGAAACTGTATGAAGAAGAACACCGTAAACTTCAGTTCGGAACGAAGATCGAATCGTTTATCGACAGCTATGTGAAAGGCAAATCGAGGAAAGATGTGGTGAAAGATTTCGTAAAAATTCTGGAACAGGAAAAGTTCAGAAAAATCGGAGCTGATAAAGATGAAAGCAAGCGACTTCAGGTGGTCAAAAGAAAAATTACGCAACAGCTGAAGAAAGAAGAAGTGATTGAAAAAATCACGGAGACCAACGAAAAGCTTGAAGAAAAACGTAAAACCGACCGCGCTCTTTGGATGAAAGTGGGACAACGTGTAAGAATTTCAGGAAGTACAAGTGTCGGAACGATTGAGAAAATTTCCAGAAATAAGGTGATCGTGAATTATGGCACGTTCAAGACAACGATTGATGCAGATGAGCTGGAAAGAATTTAA
- a CDS encoding GNAT family N-acetyltransferase, with amino-acid sequence MSEFDDLKISIDQDFLYLSMKLETERLELKGINESYVEDILRIRSNEVVNQFVRRNSPKNNYDALQFILTIKERTQNNQTCYWGISLKDQPNLIGTICLWNFSEDRKQAEVGYELLPDYHRKGIMSEALKAVLDFGFNHLHLQEIVAMTNKFNENSKGLLLKHDFVLEEGREDEGFPDNLVFSLKK; translated from the coding sequence ATGAGTGAATTTGATGATTTGAAAATATCTATTGATCAGGATTTTTTATATTTGAGCATGAAACTTGAAACCGAAAGATTAGAATTAAAAGGAATCAACGAAAGCTACGTTGAAGATATTTTACGTATTCGAAGCAATGAAGTCGTTAATCAATTTGTTCGAAGAAATTCTCCGAAAAATAATTACGATGCGCTTCAATTTATTTTGACCATTAAAGAGAGAACCCAAAATAACCAAACGTGTTATTGGGGAATTTCTTTAAAGGATCAACCGAATTTGATCGGAACAATTTGTTTGTGGAATTTCTCTGAAGATCGAAAACAAGCGGAAGTCGGTTACGAATTATTACCTGATTATCACAGAAAAGGCATTATGTCTGAAGCTTTAAAAGCTGTTTTAGATTTTGGTTTTAATCATTTACATTTGCAGGAAATTGTTGCGATGACCAATAAGTTTAACGAAAACTCAAAAGGTCTTCTTTTAAAACATGATTTTGTGTTGGAAGAGGGAAGAGAGGATGAAGGTTTTCCTGATAATTTGGTTTTTAGCTTGAAGAAATAA
- a CDS encoding uracil-DNA glycosylase, whose product MTWTEILAPIKSTPYFTNLWEKVKQEYATTKVFPPKNQIFRALEITPFDDIEVVIIGQDPYHNDYQANGLCFSVSEQVAAPPSLKNIFTELKDDVGVERTSKELDDWGKQGVLLLNATLTVRAHTPNSHKDLGWETFTNFIIKEISDKKENVVFVLWGAFAQKKAEFIDPTKHFILKSAHPSPFSVYRGFYGSKPFSKINEYLISKGKKPISW is encoded by the coding sequence ATGACCTGGACAGAAATTTTAGCCCCCATAAAAAGCACTCCCTATTTTACCAACCTTTGGGAAAAAGTGAAACAAGAATACGCGACCACAAAAGTTTTTCCACCGAAAAATCAAATTTTTAGAGCACTGGAAATTACACCTTTTGATGATATTGAAGTGGTAATTATCGGGCAAGATCCTTATCATAACGATTATCAGGCGAATGGTTTGTGTTTTTCTGTTTCCGAGCAGGTTGCTGCACCGCCATCCTTAAAAAATATTTTTACAGAATTGAAAGATGATGTTGGCGTTGAAAGAACTTCAAAAGAATTAGACGATTGGGGGAAACAGGGCGTTTTACTGCTAAATGCGACGTTAACCGTTCGCGCACATACACCCAATTCTCATAAAGATCTCGGCTGGGAAACATTTACCAATTTTATCATTAAAGAAATTTCAGATAAAAAAGAAAATGTAGTTTTTGTTCTTTGGGGAGCTTTTGCACAAAAAAAAGCAGAATTCATCGATCCTACTAAGCATTTTATTTTAAAATCGGCGCATCCTTCACCATTTTCTGTCTATAGAGGGTTTTACGGAAGCAAACCTTTTTCAAAAATCAACGAATATTTAATCTCAAAAGGAAAGAAGCCTATCTCATGGTAG
- a CDS encoding DUF456 domain-containing protein produces MDTTLINILCLVLLFIGMLGTFLPVLPGLLLSICGLLLYKFGTDASLPMLYVWVFGILTVASVVLSYVIPAKTNRKYGGTRWGSIGSFVGTIIGLFLPIPLGFLVGMFAGVFIGELLHDHKDLHKAWKSTKGAFVGFIYGTGFSFIVGVAMFLVVLLNMLNILN; encoded by the coding sequence ATGGATACCACCTTAATTAATATACTCTGCCTTGTTCTTCTGTTTATAGGAATGCTGGGTACTTTTTTGCCCGTTTTACCGGGACTTCTGCTAAGCATTTGTGGTTTATTACTATATAAATTCGGTACTGATGCAAGCCTCCCCATGCTGTATGTCTGGGTTTTCGGAATACTCACGGTGGCTTCCGTGGTGTTAAGCTATGTGATCCCTGCAAAAACCAACAGAAAATACGGAGGAACGCGCTGGGGAAGTATAGGGTCTTTCGTGGGAACGATCATAGGCTTATTTCTGCCTATTCCTTTAGGTTTTTTAGTCGGGATGTTTGCGGGCGTTTTTATAGGAGAATTATTGCATGACCACAAAGACCTGCACAAGGCGTGGAAATCCACAAAGGGAGCATTTGTAGGGTTTATTTACGGAACGGGTTTCAGTTTTATTGTAGGCGTGGCAATGTTTTTGGTAGTATTGTTGAATATGCTTAATATTTTAAACTAA
- a CDS encoding mechanosensitive ion channel family protein — MNDQIKETKSFLQELTEPLYSYISKISPTGFDWIFHIMIKLLLLGAIFLILDFVYKFIINFVFRFFRNQEKFPVIQSIYQSKISNSLAHIGALIFIGGIHESIFYGALPATTIFISRCINLALVMIIAGMLYRALTAFRYFFTIKQDFYKIMALNAISETVKILGIFIFSVVGICVVFGIKGSTIVGSLGAITAVLVLVFRDTILGFVTGIHVATSKNLKVGDWVSIPKYAIEGNITEINLLTTKITNFDKTVSTIPTYDLLTTEIKNMQIMSESNTRRIKKSIYFNITSFKFLNDEDIERLKQINLISDYLEGKTAELKKEKENIKHKDKIINGNQLTNVGVFRYYAQKYIENDPDVNQDATRMVRQLDITTQGLPMEIYCFANDSKWEHFEQIQADIFDHLMVASKEFDLQIMQIGLPK, encoded by the coding sequence ATGAATGACCAGATAAAAGAAACCAAAAGTTTTTTACAGGAACTTACCGAACCCCTTTATAGCTATATCAGCAAAATATCGCCTACCGGATTTGACTGGATTTTTCATATTATGATAAAGCTGCTTTTGCTTGGTGCCATTTTTTTGATACTGGATTTTGTATATAAATTTATTATCAATTTTGTATTCCGGTTTTTCCGAAATCAGGAAAAGTTTCCGGTAATACAGTCTATCTATCAGTCTAAAATTTCCAATTCCCTGGCGCATATCGGGGCGCTTATTTTTATTGGGGGGATTCACGAATCTATTTTTTACGGCGCATTGCCTGCCACAACTATATTCATCAGTCGATGTATTAATCTGGCTTTGGTAATGATTATTGCAGGTATGTTGTATCGAGCGCTCACGGCCTTTAGGTATTTTTTTACAATCAAACAGGATTTTTACAAAATCATGGCGCTGAATGCCATCTCTGAAACGGTGAAGATTCTGGGGATCTTTATTTTTTCCGTGGTGGGAATCTGTGTGGTCTTTGGAATAAAAGGAAGTACCATTGTAGGAAGTCTGGGGGCAATTACCGCGGTATTGGTTCTGGTTTTTAGAGATACGATTTTAGGGTTTGTAACAGGGATACACGTGGCCACCTCTAAAAATCTTAAAGTGGGGGATTGGGTAAGCATCCCAAAGTATGCCATTGAGGGAAATATCACTGAAATAAATCTTTTAACAACCAAAATCACCAATTTTGACAAAACAGTTTCTACCATCCCTACCTATGATCTTTTAACGACGGAGATTAAAAATATGCAGATCATGTCTGAATCTAATACCCGAAGAATAAAGAAATCTATTTACTTTAATATTACCTCTTTTAAATTTTTAAACGATGAAGATATTGAACGGCTTAAGCAAATCAATCTGATCTCGGATTATCTCGAAGGAAAAACTGCAGAGCTAAAAAAAGAGAAGGAAAATATTAAACATAAAGACAAAATAATCAATGGAAATCAATTGACCAATGTCGGGGTTTTCAGATATTATGCTCAGAAATATATTGAAAATGATCCGGATGTCAATCAGGACGCTACCAGAATGGTTCGCCAGCTCGATATTACCACACAGGGTTTACCTATGGAAATTTACTGTTTTGCAAATGATTCTAAATGGGAACATTTTGAACAGATTCAGGCTGATATTTTTGATCATTTAATGGTGGCTTCTAAGGAATTCGATCTTCAGATCATGCAGATCGGTCTGCCAAAATAA
- a CDS encoding DUF2085 domain-containing protein — MTKIQWVDCHRMPSRSFFYKKKQFPVCARCTGIYIGFLFMIPMLWFHQIGFFVSLLLILPTLVDGLTQAYLNRESNNFLRCVTGVLAGIGMSGLSERITYHTYKFIEILLS; from the coding sequence ATGACAAAAATACAATGGGTAGATTGCCACAGAATGCCATCTAGATCTTTTTTCTATAAAAAGAAGCAATTTCCGGTATGTGCAAGATGCACAGGGATCTACATAGGCTTTCTTTTTATGATTCCTATGTTGTGGTTTCATCAGATTGGATTTTTTGTGAGTCTGCTTCTTATTCTGCCTACCCTTGTGGACGGTCTCACCCAGGCTTACCTCAATAGAGAAAGTAACAATTTTCTGCGTTGTGTTACCGGTGTTTTGGCCGGAATTGGAATGAGCGGATTAAGTGAACGAATTACTTATCATACATACAAATTCATCGAAATATTATTATCTTAA
- a CDS encoding pyridoxine 5'-phosphate synthase gives MTKLSVNINKIATIRNARGGETPSVTEAAIKIQEFGGQGITIHPRPDERHITRKDVYDLKPLVTTEFNIEGNPHRSFIDMVLEVKPEQVTLVPDADDAITSNAGWDTQKQLDFLSEIIAEFKNAGIRTSIFLDPNPQLVEYAAKTGADRIELYTEAYAKNYLTNKEQAIKPYYDTAVIASGFGLGINAGHDLSLDNLKYFADNIPNLLEVSIGHALVSEALYMGLENTVQAYLKRLAKW, from the coding sequence ATGACAAAATTAAGCGTAAACATTAATAAAATTGCAACCATTAGAAATGCAAGAGGAGGTGAAACACCCAGCGTGACAGAAGCTGCAATTAAAATTCAGGAGTTCGGAGGACAGGGGATTACCATTCACCCGAGACCTGATGAAAGACATATTACAAGAAAAGATGTTTATGATCTGAAGCCGCTGGTTACCACAGAATTTAATATTGAAGGGAATCCCCACAGGTCATTTATAGATATGGTTTTGGAGGTAAAACCGGAACAGGTGACTCTGGTTCCTGATGCTGACGATGCGATTACATCGAACGCGGGATGGGATACCCAAAAACAACTGGATTTTCTTAGTGAGATTATTGCAGAATTTAAAAATGCAGGAATAAGAACTTCAATTTTCCTTGATCCTAATCCTCAATTGGTGGAGTATGCTGCAAAAACAGGTGCCGACAGAATTGAATTATATACTGAAGCGTACGCAAAGAACTATTTAACTAATAAAGAACAGGCAATCAAACCTTATTATGATACTGCCGTTATCGCTTCTGGATTTGGATTGGGAATTAATGCAGGACACGATCTTAGTTTAGATAATTTAAAATATTTTGCGGACAATATCCCGAATTTGCTGGAAGTTTCTATCGGTCATGCGCTGGTTTCTGAAGCATTATACATGGGATTAGAAAATACAGTTCAGGCTTATCTGAAGAGATTGGCAAAATGGTAA
- a CDS encoding alpha/beta fold hydrolase → MEILHSKIFGETISSTPLLVFHGLFGMLDNWGGFGKDLGEFLSVHLIDLRNHGRSFHSEDMSHNDLADDIMRYMNHYGIEKAHILGHSLGGKAVMQFAIKYPQMVDKLIVVDISPKAYPPHHQGIIKALQSVDFNTVNSRNEVEAMLTHYIPEKSTIQFLTKNLYWDDDKKLNWRFNLKTLAEKYTEFVSNAVQFGVFDGETLFIAGEKSNYILPQDEFSIKQQFPKAKIVTVKNAGHWVQAENPVDFAIIVKEFLNLG, encoded by the coding sequence ATGGAAATTTTACATTCAAAAATATTTGGCGAAACAATTTCGTCTACACCTCTTTTGGTATTTCATGGATTATTCGGAATGCTGGATAACTGGGGAGGCTTTGGGAAAGATCTGGGAGAGTTTTTATCCGTTCATCTGATAGACCTTAGAAATCACGGAAGAAGTTTTCATTCCGAAGATATGTCTCATAATGATCTGGCTGATGATATCATGCGCTATATGAACCATTACGGAATTGAAAAGGCGCATATTCTAGGACATTCCCTCGGCGGAAAAGCAGTGATGCAATTCGCGATAAAATATCCTCAAATGGTTGATAAACTAATTGTTGTTGATATTTCTCCAAAGGCGTATCCTCCACATCATCAGGGCATTATTAAGGCATTGCAAAGTGTTGACTTTAATACGGTAAATTCAAGAAATGAAGTCGAAGCCATGCTCACACACTATATTCCTGAAAAATCCACCATCCAGTTTTTAACAAAGAATCTGTACTGGGATGATGATAAAAAGCTAAACTGGAGATTCAATCTCAAAACATTAGCTGAAAAATATACGGAATTTGTCTCTAATGCTGTGCAATTTGGTGTTTTTGATGGAGAGACTTTGTTTATTGCCGGAGAAAAGTCGAACTATATCCTTCCTCAGGATGAATTTTCCATTAAGCAGCAGTTCCCGAAAGCAAAAATAGTAACTGTAAAAAATGCAGGACACTGGGTTCAGGCAGAAAATCCTGTGGATTTTGCTATAATTGTAAAGGAATTTTTGAATTTGGGTTAA
- a CDS encoding microviridin/marinostatin family tricyclic proteinase inhibitor: MEKKNSKKPFFASFLEKQIKDPETIQGGSSPILTAALEDSPVTTNPLKDSVTSVVMDTVTRPGGDHVTLKFPSDGDDDTQTV, encoded by the coding sequence ATGGAAAAGAAAAATTCTAAAAAACCTTTTTTTGCATCCTTCCTTGAAAAGCAGATCAAAGATCCGGAAACGATACAGGGAGGTTCGTCTCCGATTCTTACAGCAGCACTTGAAGATAGTCCTGTTACGACAAACCCTTTAAAAGATTCTGTTACTTCTGTCGTGATGGATACCGTAACTCGTCCCGGAGGCGATCATGTGACTCTGAAGTTTCCTTCTGACGGTGATGACGACACTCAAACCGTATAA
- a CDS encoding microviridin/marinostatin family tricyclic proteinase inhibitor, producing the protein MKKKNLKKPFFAFFLEKQIQEPQNVQGGSTAIITAPLIDASTAPVMDGISSPVQDHVTLKYPSDSDESGEISIIEL; encoded by the coding sequence ATGAAAAAGAAAAATCTGAAGAAGCCCTTCTTCGCTTTCTTTTTGGAGAAACAAATTCAGGAACCTCAAAATGTTCAGGGAGGAAGTACAGCCATCATTACGGCGCCACTTATTGATGCCAGTACAGCGCCTGTTATGGATGGTATTAGCAGTCCGGTTCAGGATCACGTTACCCTGAAGTATCCCTCTGACAGCGATGAGTCGGGAGAGATTTCAATCATTGAGCTTTAA
- a CDS encoding microviridin/marinostatin family tricyclic proteinase inhibitor, producing MNNKNVKKQPFFAKFLEKQLKDPETVKGGSDIITIPERDSSVTNKFNDTATLPEKDLAQTQKYPSDGDDDIQYIDL from the coding sequence ATGAACAATAAGAATGTAAAAAAACAGCCTTTTTTTGCTAAATTTTTGGAAAAGCAACTAAAAGATCCTGAAACAGTAAAAGGCGGTAGCGATATTATTACCATCCCTGAGAGAGATTCTAGTGTAACTAACAAATTTAATGATACGGCAACGCTTCCGGAAAAGGATCTTGCGCAGACACAGAAGTACCCTTCAGATGGTGATGACGATATCCAGTATATTGATCTTTAG